DNA from Spirochaetota bacterium:
CCTGCCGGAACAGGGCCTCTGCGTTATCGTCAGTGCAGGTCAGGTGTCGCTTAGTATCCGCGTCCTTTTCAAGGAGTTTGACCGCCGTGTATCGGGTCGGGACCGGGGATGGCGTTTTGCCCGAGTCGGCCAGCCGCTTCCGCAGCGAGGCAATGGCCTTTTCTATATCCGCGCCGTAATTGATGGTGACGTCCCGGACGGCGGGTTCTCGCTTTTCATGGACCGCTATGACCGTGTCAAAGAGATCATCGATGCCTTTGCCCGTGGAACCCACGGTAGGTACAAAGGGCATTCCCAGGAGCTTGCCCAGGGCCTCATGGTCAAGGAGGTCGCCCTTCTTTTCAAGCTCGTCGTACATGTTCAGGGCGACCACCACCGGCACGCCCATTTCAATGAGCTGCGAGGTAAGATAGAGGTTGCGCTCGAGGTTGGAGGCGTCAACGACATTGATGACCAGATCCGGCCCGTTCTCAAGGATATGCCTTCTCACGCAGAGCTCCTCCGGCGAATAGGCTGAAATCGAATAGGTGCCCGGGAGGTCGGTTATGATAAAGGTGTGCTCTCCGTGCCTGAACCGGGCCTCTCTCGATTCCACGGTCACGCCGCTGTAATTGCCGACCCGCTCCCTCGAGCCGGAGGCGTGATTGAAGATCGTTGTCTTTCCGCTGTTGGGATTACCCACCAGGGCCACATGGATCGTCCTTGAATCATCGCCGGAATTGAACGGCTCCCCGTGAGCCTGATGGTTGCCGAGGCGGCGCCTGTATCTTCGTGCCGAATGATCCGAATCAAAGCATTGGCCTCTTATTTCAGCGTTCAGGCGGGTTTGCCCGACATCGAAGTATCGGGGAAATTCCACTTCAATCAGGCGGGCTTCGGACCGGCGGAGGGAAATGTTTGAATCCATCAGCCTGTATTCGATGGGGTCTTTCATGGGGGCATTTTTTATAACGGTCACGGATTTCCCTTTGACGAATCCCATTTCAGTGATTCTCTTGCGGAAGGGGCCCTGGCCGCGGACGTTGGTTATTATCCCCCGTTCCCCCTTTGTTAATTCAGATAATTTCATGTTTATAAAAACTCGTTAATAACACTTACATTAAGGCCTTGATTATTAATGTATCGTTGAATAATGTTAGTGTCAACTAATTTTAGTAGATATATCTATTTTTTTTGTTATGATAGGGAAAAATGTGTTAACTCCAAAGACATGACCAAAATTGTAATCATCCACCGGGTAATTCTGCCGTTGAAAAATTCGATAATGGGTCGATAATAATATCATAATATGGATACTGGGAAGATTACATACGAGATCATCAAGACCGGACAGGACCTGGACACCATCCTGGTCAGATCCGGCGGCAGGGAAGTGCCGCTCCACAGCAGGGTAAATCCCGAGAGGGATTCCGATCTCCTGAAGGATAAATTCGATCCCTCCCGCTATGATTTCCTCGTCATCCTGGGCGTGGGCCTTGGATATCACTGCCTTCCTTTGAAAAACCTTATCGACCGGTACAGGCGCGTGATCCTCGTTGACATACTGGATGGAATTGAGGCGGCCATTGCCGCCAACAGGATCACCTCGTTTCTGCTGAAGGATACCCGCATCACCCTGGTGGCGGGAAAGACGGCGGCAGAGGCGGAGCGCATTGTTGCGGAAAATCTGGACATGGATGACGTGCGGGGCATTTCGGTGCTGGAACATCCCGCGTCAATGAGGATATTCGGCGATTATTATGATTCAATAAAAAAGTCCATTGATAAGATAATCGCCATCAAGGCGGGAAACAAGGCCACGCGGCAGGCCTTTGGCATCCGCTATCTTCGCAACGTGTTGTTGAATTTTACCATGATAAAAAAGGCCCGTCCCGTGCGGTCGCTCTTCAATGCCTTTGCCGGGTATCCGGTCATTATCGCCGGGTCCGGGCCGTCCCTGGACGACGGTAGCGCGATGATAGGGCGGTACCAGGACAGGTTTTTCATCATTGCCGTTGATTCAACCCTGCCGGTGCTGGAACAGAAGGGGATACGTCCCGACATCGTCATCACCATCGACCCGCAGCCCTACGCGCGGGAGCATTTCCTCGGGTGCGGCACCGACGGCGTCCTGGCCGTGTATTCCATCTCGTCCCATCCTTCCCTGGTGCGGGGCCTGAGAGGTTTCGTGTCTTTCAACTCCCATCCCTTTTCGCAGCTTGCGTCGGAGGTGTACGGCGGGCAGGTAGGATCCATTGATTCCGGCACGGGCAATGTCTCCGGGGACGCGGTGAGCCTCGCGGTCAAATGCGGGTTTTCATCCATCGGCATTACGGGCCTCGATTTTTCGTTTTCCAGGTTCGCCGTGTATGCCCGGGGGACCGCGTACCAGAAGCGGTACGGCGCCTTCTTCCAGGATCGATTTTCCACCGTGGAAGGATTGAACATGAGGTATATCATGACCTCCAGCGGCGGAACCAAGCACGGAGGCATATTCACCCGGAAATCCTTTTTGCATTATCATCATGCCCTGGAGGACTATATCCGGGACAATGCCCTGTCATCGATAATCGCCCTCAATGGCCGCGGGATCCCCCTGGCCGGCGCGGTCCCCATGGACATGGAGAGTTATATCAGGCTCCATTGCCCGAAGATCATAGATAAAAAAAGGGTCCTTGAAGCAATAGATTCATCGGCGCGGGAAATCGACGCCGCCCCTCTGGCGGATGCCCTTGGGAGGATCGTGAATAATGTCCTTTTCGATGAGCTCCTGGAGGCGTCTCTGGGAGGGAGGGTCGATGATACCGTTAAAAATCGATACCGGACCATGGCGCGTATCGCCTCCTCGCCCGGATAACCGCCGACACCTGAAAAACGGCTTCTTGCAAAGACATCATGACGCCAAATTTTAATTAAGCATGGGCCATGTTCCGGCCGATCATGGTAGTGTACTCACAGCCGTTTATTATTTCTGAAAGGCAGGTCGTATTATGGACATGGATCAATTCAATATACCTCACCAGAAAGTGAAGGAAAAAAGCGTGTATATGCTCCACCTGGACACGGCCCGGATCATTCTGATATCGGCGGCCGTCATCGGCATTATTATTGTTTCATTTCTTCTGGGCATGAATTTCTTCAAGGGGAGCGACGGGGCCAAGGCCCTGGAAACCACAAGCGATATATTTGACGGCCGGAAAGAGCTTGATATGCTGAAGAGCAACATCCCGGATTCTCCTGAGGAAGAAGATCTGTCCAAGCCGATGGACGACAAGCTGGCCGCCTCCGAAAAGGATGACAAGGGCCAGGTGCGGGAGAAAAAGGAGATGGACGCCATTGTCGGGGACAAGGAAGACGCTCCGGCCATATCAAAAAATGAGTCATCGGACCTGCTGACCGGCGATAATATCGACAAGGCGGTCCCCAGGGCCCACAAGATGAAGAACCAGAAGAAAAAAAGAGCAGCTGTGACCGATGAGGACAGGAGCATTTCCCGGTCTTCGGACAATGACATGGATGACAAGCCGGTCAGGAAGGCCACGGTAAAAAGCGACCCGAAGAAAAAGAAGCGGGCCAAATCAAAAGTGGTCGCAGTGGCGGTC
Protein-coding regions in this window:
- a CDS encoding motility associated factor glycosyltransferase family protein; amino-acid sequence: MDTGKITYEIIKTGQDLDTILVRSGGREVPLHSRVNPERDSDLLKDKFDPSRYDFLVILGVGLGYHCLPLKNLIDRYRRVILVDILDGIEAAIAANRITSFLLKDTRITLVAGKTAAEAERIVAENLDMDDVRGISVLEHPASMRIFGDYYDSIKKSIDKIIAIKAGNKATRQAFGIRYLRNVLLNFTMIKKARPVRSLFNAFAGYPVIIAGSGPSLDDGSAMIGRYQDRFFIIAVDSTLPVLEQKGIRPDIVITIDPQPYAREHFLGCGTDGVLAVYSISSHPSLVRGLRGFVSFNSHPFSQLASEVYGGQVGSIDSGTGNVSGDAVSLAVKCGFSSIGITGLDFSFSRFAVYARGTAYQKRYGAFFQDRFSTVEGLNMRYIMTSSGGTKHGGIFTRKSFLHYHHALEDYIRDNALSSIIALNGRGIPLAGAVPMDMESYIRLHCPKIIDKKRVLEAIDSSAREIDAAPLADALGRIVNNVLFDELLEASLGGRVDDTVKNRYRTMARIASSPG
- a CDS encoding SPOR domain-containing protein; translated protein: MDMDQFNIPHQKVKEKSVYMLHLDTARIILISAAVIGIIIVSFLLGMNFFKGSDGAKALETTSDIFDGRKELDMLKSNIPDSPEEEDLSKPMDDKLAASEKDDKGQVREKKEMDAIVGDKEDAPAISKNESSDLLTGDNIDKAVPRAHKMKNQKKKRAAVTDEDRSISRSSDNDMDDKPVRKATVKSDPKKKKRAKSKVVAVAVDRVEENKSLHSGEYAIQIASFDKKSKAQTEVRALKDRNYDAFLDESQVKGKQYYRVRIGPIASKKKALELLKDIQGNEKYQESYMVRQ